In Populus nigra chromosome 1, ddPopNigr1.1, whole genome shotgun sequence, one genomic interval encodes:
- the LOC133678159 gene encoding uncharacterized protein LOC133678159 isoform X2, with the protein MKCRSVACIWPDTPPSHKVTASASLNHPPTLYTGGSDGSILCWNLSSSDSNTEIKPVAMLCGHAAPIADLSICCPMVVTGEDTKTKCSSNGDGSSASDTYDALISACKFGVLCVWSRGSGHCRRRRKLPPWVGSPCIVRTLPTSSRYVCIGCCFIDAAHSSDRHSIDSLEGGEVSVDKGCLPGKHPKSTVVIVDTYSLTIVQSVFHGNLSIERLDFMDVVLLGEDGEKHSVFIADSSGKVELVPILKESNPVGDGGSGLRKSSQLEVVNWGNGLSKEGQVVSSATRGNLIALVLKTRCIFRLLTSETTIGETSFAEDILCVEDHFAQSHVLGGMFLEIGEAGEMQSAQGQHDNFCGHFAVWNSRGSAIVYIVSYLNSVFKSETLWEIPAASYPADVRLLFSFIQLNNYLLRIESVCFDDEEPLQWRPHVTIWSLCRKHDNHGKSSQQCKMLGESDFFADWVSNSSLLGINNQGVGKMRITSAQSSVPNSRTENNKHADESFGFVCNGKTVSSSMVVSENHFFPYAVVYGFFNGEIEVVRFDMLLEPDSHGESPRNDVDSPVSRQYFSGHTGAVLCLAAHRMLGAARGWSFSHVLVSGSTDCTVRIWDLDTGNLITVMHQHIASVRQIILPSARTERPWADCFLSVGEDSCVALTSLETLRVERMFPGHPSYLEKVVWDGARGYIACLCQSHLGLFDTVDALYIWDVKTGARERVLHGTASHSMFDHFCKEISVHSISGSILNGNTSVSSLLLPIIEDETFSQSHSKLLQKKVSSPRMMSNMKNAMDPTASQGQVKKGIFPTTPSFLQMNKHAIGCTCPFPGIAALSFDLASLIFPFQKHEPAANGVVKQENIDVKEQGTSTPRTHDMNFDGGSDKNGTSTDTSEEHDWIRSLEEYSLRFSLSFLHLWNLDSELDKLLVTEMKLNRPENLIIASGLQGDKGSLTLSFPGLSSILELWKSSSEFCAMRSLTMVSIAQRMISLSHCSSPVSSALAAFYTRSFADKIPDIKPPLLQLLVSFWQDESEHVRMAARTLFHCAASRAIPLPLCDKKMNAHRELVRSLSEIRDNEAEVSNVGGTSTNDLASDMSPEPQATPQAVEFPVKSLEKQGITEAARSKILDWLESFEMQDWISCVGGTSQDAMTSHVIVAAALAVWYPSLVKPSIATLVAHPLIKLVMDMNETYSSTAAELLAEGMESTWEACISSEIPRLIGDIFYQIECVSGQSANSDGHHSSVPSFIRETLVGILFPSLAMADIPGFLTVIEGQIWSTASDSPVHLVSLTTLIRVVRGSPRHLAQYLDKVVSFILHTMDPGNSIMRKTCLQSSMTALKEMVQAFPMVALNDTSTRLAVGDAIGMINNATISVYDMQRSFVPRGAVMAIT; encoded by the exons ATGAAGTGCCGATCCGTGGCGTGTATATGGCCGGACACACCTCCATCTCACAAAGTCACCGCCTCCGCCTCACTTAACCACCCGCCAACCCTTTACACTGGTGGATCCGATGGCTCCATTCTCTGCTGGAACCTCTCTTCTTCCGATTCCAACACG gaaatTAAACCGGTTGCAATGCTGTGTGGCCACGCTGCACCGATAGCTGATCTTAGCATTTGTTGTCCCATGGTGGTCACGGGAGAAGATACCAAAACGAAATGTTCGAGTAATGGTGATGGAAGTTCTGCTTCCGATACTTATGATGCGTTAATTAGTGCGTGTAAATTTGGTGTATTGTGTGTTTGGAGTAGAGGAAGTGGACACTGCCGGCGTAGAAGGAAACTTCCCCCTTGGGTTGGAAGTCCGTGTATTGTTCGGACATTGCCTACGAGTTCGAGATATGTGTGTATAGGGTGCTGTTTTATTGATGCTGCTCATTCATCAGATCGTCATTCTATCGATTCTCTTGAAGGGGGTGAGGTTTCAGTGGATAAAGGTTGTCTGCCCGGGAAACATCCGAAGAGTACTGTTGTGATTGTTGATACGTATAGTCTCACTATTGTACAGTCTGTTTTTCATGGGAATTTATCAATTGAGCGATTGGATTTTATGGATGTAGTTTTGTTGGGTGAAGATGGGGAGAAGCATTCTGTTTTTATCGCTGATTCATCTGGTAAGGTGGAATTGGTTCCGATCTTGAAGGAGTCAAATCCAGTTGGTGATGGTGGGAGTGGCTTGCGTAAGAGTTCTCAGTTGGAAGTGGTTAACTGGGGCAATGGTTTGAGTAAAGAAGGACAGGTCGTGTCAAGTGCAACTCGTGGGAACCTTATTGCTCTAGTGTTAAAAACACGTTGCATATTTAGGCTATTGACCAGCGAAACTACAATTGGAGAGACTTCTTTTGCTGAAGATATCCTTTGTGTCGAGGACCATTTTGCCCAATCACATGTTTTGGGAGGCATGTTTCTTGAAATTGGTGAAGCTGGTGAAATGCAGAGTGCCCAGGGCCAGCACGATAATTTCTGTGGACATTTTGCTGTCTGGAATAGTAGAGGTTCTGCTATTGTATATATTGTATCATATCTGAACAGTGTATTTAAATCTGAAACTCTCTGGGAGATTCCTGCTGCTTCTTATCCTGCTGATGTgagattgttgttttctttcattCAGTTGAACAATTATCTTCTTCGAATTGAATCTGTTTGCTTTGATGACGAAGAGCCTTTACAGTGGAGACCCCATGTCACAATCTGGTCTCTATGTCGAAAGCATGATAACCATGGAAAGTCATCCCAACAATGCAAAATGCTTGGTGAAAGCGATTTTTTTGCTGATTGGGTCTCAAACTCTAGCCTCCTTGGAATTAATAACCAAGGTGTCGGGAAAATGAGGATAACTTCTGCTCAAAGCTCTGTTCCAAATTCAAGAactgaaaataataaacatgCTGATGAAAGTTTTGGTTTTGTGTGCAACGGAAAAACTGTATCCTCTTCCATGGTTGTTtctgaaaatcattttttcccTTATGCTGTTGTATATGGCTTCTTTAATGGTGAAATAGAAGTTGTACGATTTGATATGCTTCTTGAACCAGATTCTCACGGTGAAAGTCCACGTAATGATGTAGATTCTCCTGTATCCAGGCAATATTTTTCAGGGCACACAGGCGCTGTGCTTTGTTTGGCAGCGCATCGGATGTTGGGTGCTGCCAGAGGATGGAGTTTCAGTCATGTTTTAGTTTCTGGAAGCACGGACTGCACAGTTCGCATCTGGGATCTTGACACTGGAAACCTCATTACTGTGATGCACCAACATATAGCTTCAGTGCGTCAAATAATCTTACCCTCAGCACGGACAGAACGTCCTTGGGCTGATTGCTTTCTCTCTGTCGGGGAGGACTCATGTGTTGCTCTAACTTCTCTTGAAACTTTGCGTGTAGAGAGAATGTTTCCAGGGCACCCAAGCTATCTTGAAAAGGTTGTGTGGGATGGTGCAAGAGGTTACATTGCATGTCTCTGCCAGAGCCATTTAGGATTATTTGATACTGTCGATGCTCTGTACATATGGGATGTAAAAACCGGTGCCCGAGAGCGCGTTCTTCACGGAACAGCCTCTCACTCAATGTTCGATCATTTTTGTAAAGAAATCAGTGTGCATTCTATATCTGGTTCTATATTGAATGGAAACACTTCAGTGTCCTCATTGCTTCTTCCAATAATTGAAGATGAAACCTTCTCTCAATCCCACTCAAAGCTTCTGCAGAAGAAGGTCAGCTCACCAAGAATGATGTCAAACATGAAAAATGCAATGGACCCCACTGCTTCCCAAGGACAGGTCAAGAAAGGAATATTTCCAACCACGCCATCTTTCCTACAAATGAACAAGCATGCCATTGGATGCACTTGCCCGTTCCCTGGGATTGCAGCCTTGAGTTTTGACCTTGCGTCCTTGATATTTCCTTTTCAGAAACATGAGCCGGCAGCTAATGGTGTTGTTAAGCAAGAGAATATAGATGTCAAGGAACAGGGAACTAGCACCCCAAGAACTCATGATATGAACTTTGATGGTGGTTCTGATAAGAATGGGACCTCAACTGATACCAGTGAGGAGCATGACTGGATTAGGTCACTAGAAGAATATTCACTTCGATTTAGCTTGTCATTCTTGCATTTGTGGAATCTGGATAGTGAGCTTGATAAATTGCTAGTAACAGAAATGAAGCTAAATCGGCCAGAGAATTTGATCATAGCTTCTGGTTTGCAAGGTGACAAGGGGTCTTTGACCCTGTCATTTCCTGGTTTGAGTTCTATTCTTGAG CTCTGGAAATCATCATCAGAGTTTTGTGCCATGAGGTCACTTACGATGGTGTCCATTGCCCAACGCATGATTAGCTTGTCTCACTGCAGTTCACCAGTCAGCAG TGCCTTAGCAGCATTTTACACTCGGAGTTTTGCAGACAAAATTCCAGATATAAAGCCCCCTTTACTCCAG CTTCTGGTTAGTTTTTGGCAAGATGAAAGTGAACATGTACGCATGGCTGCCCGCACTTTATTCCATTGTGCTGCTTCACGGGCTATCCCACTCCCTctatgtgataaaaaaatgaatgcaCACAGAGAACTTGTGAGATCTTTGAGTGAAATTAGAGACAATGAAGCTGAAGTTTCAAATGTAGGAGGGACATCTACAAATGATTTGGCATCTGACATGTCACCTGAACCACAAGCAACCCCTCAGGCTGTAGAATTTCCTGTCAAGTCACTGGAAAAACAGGGAATTACTGAAGCAGCAAGATCCAAAATACTTGATTGGCTAGAGTCATTTGAAATGCAAGACTGGATTTCATGTGTTGGAGGGACAAGTCAAGATGCAATGACATCTCACGTCATTGTTGCAGCTGCATTGGCAGTGTGGTACCCTAGCCTTGTCAAACCGAGTATTGCCACATTAGTTGCTCATCCTTTAATTAAGTTGGTTATGGACATGAATGAAACATATAGTTCCACTGCAGCAGAGCTCCTTGCAGAAGGTATGGAGAGTACATGGGAGGCATGCATTAGTTCTGAAATACCTCGCCTTATTGGGGATATATTCTACCAGATAGAGTGTGTAAGTGGTCAATCTGCCAACTCTGATGGACATCATTCATCTGTACCATCTTTCATTCGAGAGACTTTGGTTGGGATTCTTTTTCCAAGTTTAGCTATGGCTGATATACCAGGGTTTTTAACTGTCATAGAGGGCCAAATTTGGTCTACTGCATCTGATTCGCCTGTTCATCTGGTATCCCTCACAACACTAATAAGGGTTGTGCGTGGTTCTCCACGGCACCTGGCTCAATATCTTGATAAG GTGGTTAGCTTCATTTTACACACTATGGATCCTGGCAACTCAATCATGCGCAAAACTTGTCTTCAAAGTTCAATGACAGCACTAAAGGAAATGGTACAGGCATTTCCTATGGTAGCCCTGAATGACACATCTACCAGATTGGCTGTTGGCGATGCAATTGGAATGATAAATAATGCTACTATTTCAGTTTATGACATGCAAAG ATCATTTGTCCCAAGGGGGGCCGTGATGGCCATCACTTAA
- the LOC133678159 gene encoding uncharacterized protein LOC133678159 isoform X1, which yields MKCRSVACIWPDTPPSHKVTASASLNHPPTLYTGGSDGSILCWNLSSSDSNTEIKPVAMLCGHAAPIADLSICCPMVVTGEDTKTKCSSNGDGSSASDTYDALISACKFGVLCVWSRGSGHCRRRRKLPPWVGSPCIVRTLPTSSRYVCIGCCFIDAAHSSDRHSIDSLEGGEVSVDKGCLPGKHPKSTVVIVDTYSLTIVQSVFHGNLSIERLDFMDVVLLGEDGEKHSVFIADSSGKVELVPILKESNPVGDGGSGLRKSSQLEVVNWGNGLSKEGQVVSSATRGNLIALVLKTRCIFRLLTSETTIGETSFAEDILCVEDHFAQSHVLGGMFLEIGEAGEMQSAQGQHDNFCGHFAVWNSRGSAIVYIVSYLNSVFKSETLWEIPAASYPADVRLLFSFIQLNNYLLRIESVCFDDEEPLQWRPHVTIWSLCRKHDNHGKSSQQCKMLGESDFFADWVSNSSLLGINNQGVGKMRITSAQSSVPNSRTENNKHADESFGFVCNGKTVSSSMVVSENHFFPYAVVYGFFNGEIEVVRFDMLLEPDSHGESPRNDVDSPVSRQYFSGHTGAVLCLAAHRMLGAARGWSFSHVLVSGSTDCTVRIWDLDTGNLITVMHQHIASVRQIILPSARTERPWADCFLSVGEDSCVALTSLETLRVERMFPGHPSYLEKVVWDGARGYIACLCQSHLGLFDTVDALYIWDVKTGARERVLHGTASHSMFDHFCKEISVHSISGSILNGNTSVSSLLLPIIEDETFSQSHSKLLQKKVSSPRMMSNMKNAMDPTASQGQVKKGIFPTTPSFLQMNKHAIGCTCPFPGIAALSFDLASLIFPFQKHEPAANGVVKQENIDVKEQGTSTPRTHDMNFDGGSDKNGTSTDTSEEHDWIRSLEEYSLRFSLSFLHLWNLDSELDKLLVTEMKLNRPENLIIASGLQGDKGSLTLSFPGLSSILELWKSSSEFCAMRSLTMVSIAQRMISLSHCSSPVSSALAAFYTRSFADKIPDIKPPLLQLLVSFWQDESEHVRMAARTLFHCAASRAIPLPLCDKKMNAHRELVRSLSEIRDNEAEVSNVGGTSTNDLASDMSPEPQATPQAVEFPVKSLEKQGITEAARSKILDWLESFEMQDWISCVGGTSQDAMTSHVIVAAALAVWYPSLVKPSIATLVAHPLIKLVMDMNETYSSTAAELLAEGMESTWEACISSEIPRLIGDIFYQIECVSGQSANSDGHHSSVPSFIRETLVGILFPSLAMADIPGFLTVIEGQIWSTASDSPVHLVSLTTLIRVVRGSPRHLAQYLDKVVSFILHTMDPGNSIMRKTCLQSSMTALKEMVQAFPMVALNDTSTRLAVGDAIGMINNATISVYDMQSVRKIKVLDACGPPGLPNLLSGASEMAVTTVISALSFAPDGEGLVAFSEHGLMIRWWSLGSVWWEKLSRNLAPVQCTKLIFVPPWEGFSPNSSRSSIMASILGHDNQANLQEKARDSTYADNLKLLIHNLDLSYQLQWVGERKVLLSRHGLELGAFPL from the exons ATGAAGTGCCGATCCGTGGCGTGTATATGGCCGGACACACCTCCATCTCACAAAGTCACCGCCTCCGCCTCACTTAACCACCCGCCAACCCTTTACACTGGTGGATCCGATGGCTCCATTCTCTGCTGGAACCTCTCTTCTTCCGATTCCAACACG gaaatTAAACCGGTTGCAATGCTGTGTGGCCACGCTGCACCGATAGCTGATCTTAGCATTTGTTGTCCCATGGTGGTCACGGGAGAAGATACCAAAACGAAATGTTCGAGTAATGGTGATGGAAGTTCTGCTTCCGATACTTATGATGCGTTAATTAGTGCGTGTAAATTTGGTGTATTGTGTGTTTGGAGTAGAGGAAGTGGACACTGCCGGCGTAGAAGGAAACTTCCCCCTTGGGTTGGAAGTCCGTGTATTGTTCGGACATTGCCTACGAGTTCGAGATATGTGTGTATAGGGTGCTGTTTTATTGATGCTGCTCATTCATCAGATCGTCATTCTATCGATTCTCTTGAAGGGGGTGAGGTTTCAGTGGATAAAGGTTGTCTGCCCGGGAAACATCCGAAGAGTACTGTTGTGATTGTTGATACGTATAGTCTCACTATTGTACAGTCTGTTTTTCATGGGAATTTATCAATTGAGCGATTGGATTTTATGGATGTAGTTTTGTTGGGTGAAGATGGGGAGAAGCATTCTGTTTTTATCGCTGATTCATCTGGTAAGGTGGAATTGGTTCCGATCTTGAAGGAGTCAAATCCAGTTGGTGATGGTGGGAGTGGCTTGCGTAAGAGTTCTCAGTTGGAAGTGGTTAACTGGGGCAATGGTTTGAGTAAAGAAGGACAGGTCGTGTCAAGTGCAACTCGTGGGAACCTTATTGCTCTAGTGTTAAAAACACGTTGCATATTTAGGCTATTGACCAGCGAAACTACAATTGGAGAGACTTCTTTTGCTGAAGATATCCTTTGTGTCGAGGACCATTTTGCCCAATCACATGTTTTGGGAGGCATGTTTCTTGAAATTGGTGAAGCTGGTGAAATGCAGAGTGCCCAGGGCCAGCACGATAATTTCTGTGGACATTTTGCTGTCTGGAATAGTAGAGGTTCTGCTATTGTATATATTGTATCATATCTGAACAGTGTATTTAAATCTGAAACTCTCTGGGAGATTCCTGCTGCTTCTTATCCTGCTGATGTgagattgttgttttctttcattCAGTTGAACAATTATCTTCTTCGAATTGAATCTGTTTGCTTTGATGACGAAGAGCCTTTACAGTGGAGACCCCATGTCACAATCTGGTCTCTATGTCGAAAGCATGATAACCATGGAAAGTCATCCCAACAATGCAAAATGCTTGGTGAAAGCGATTTTTTTGCTGATTGGGTCTCAAACTCTAGCCTCCTTGGAATTAATAACCAAGGTGTCGGGAAAATGAGGATAACTTCTGCTCAAAGCTCTGTTCCAAATTCAAGAactgaaaataataaacatgCTGATGAAAGTTTTGGTTTTGTGTGCAACGGAAAAACTGTATCCTCTTCCATGGTTGTTtctgaaaatcattttttcccTTATGCTGTTGTATATGGCTTCTTTAATGGTGAAATAGAAGTTGTACGATTTGATATGCTTCTTGAACCAGATTCTCACGGTGAAAGTCCACGTAATGATGTAGATTCTCCTGTATCCAGGCAATATTTTTCAGGGCACACAGGCGCTGTGCTTTGTTTGGCAGCGCATCGGATGTTGGGTGCTGCCAGAGGATGGAGTTTCAGTCATGTTTTAGTTTCTGGAAGCACGGACTGCACAGTTCGCATCTGGGATCTTGACACTGGAAACCTCATTACTGTGATGCACCAACATATAGCTTCAGTGCGTCAAATAATCTTACCCTCAGCACGGACAGAACGTCCTTGGGCTGATTGCTTTCTCTCTGTCGGGGAGGACTCATGTGTTGCTCTAACTTCTCTTGAAACTTTGCGTGTAGAGAGAATGTTTCCAGGGCACCCAAGCTATCTTGAAAAGGTTGTGTGGGATGGTGCAAGAGGTTACATTGCATGTCTCTGCCAGAGCCATTTAGGATTATTTGATACTGTCGATGCTCTGTACATATGGGATGTAAAAACCGGTGCCCGAGAGCGCGTTCTTCACGGAACAGCCTCTCACTCAATGTTCGATCATTTTTGTAAAGAAATCAGTGTGCATTCTATATCTGGTTCTATATTGAATGGAAACACTTCAGTGTCCTCATTGCTTCTTCCAATAATTGAAGATGAAACCTTCTCTCAATCCCACTCAAAGCTTCTGCAGAAGAAGGTCAGCTCACCAAGAATGATGTCAAACATGAAAAATGCAATGGACCCCACTGCTTCCCAAGGACAGGTCAAGAAAGGAATATTTCCAACCACGCCATCTTTCCTACAAATGAACAAGCATGCCATTGGATGCACTTGCCCGTTCCCTGGGATTGCAGCCTTGAGTTTTGACCTTGCGTCCTTGATATTTCCTTTTCAGAAACATGAGCCGGCAGCTAATGGTGTTGTTAAGCAAGAGAATATAGATGTCAAGGAACAGGGAACTAGCACCCCAAGAACTCATGATATGAACTTTGATGGTGGTTCTGATAAGAATGGGACCTCAACTGATACCAGTGAGGAGCATGACTGGATTAGGTCACTAGAAGAATATTCACTTCGATTTAGCTTGTCATTCTTGCATTTGTGGAATCTGGATAGTGAGCTTGATAAATTGCTAGTAACAGAAATGAAGCTAAATCGGCCAGAGAATTTGATCATAGCTTCTGGTTTGCAAGGTGACAAGGGGTCTTTGACCCTGTCATTTCCTGGTTTGAGTTCTATTCTTGAG CTCTGGAAATCATCATCAGAGTTTTGTGCCATGAGGTCACTTACGATGGTGTCCATTGCCCAACGCATGATTAGCTTGTCTCACTGCAGTTCACCAGTCAGCAG TGCCTTAGCAGCATTTTACACTCGGAGTTTTGCAGACAAAATTCCAGATATAAAGCCCCCTTTACTCCAG CTTCTGGTTAGTTTTTGGCAAGATGAAAGTGAACATGTACGCATGGCTGCCCGCACTTTATTCCATTGTGCTGCTTCACGGGCTATCCCACTCCCTctatgtgataaaaaaatgaatgcaCACAGAGAACTTGTGAGATCTTTGAGTGAAATTAGAGACAATGAAGCTGAAGTTTCAAATGTAGGAGGGACATCTACAAATGATTTGGCATCTGACATGTCACCTGAACCACAAGCAACCCCTCAGGCTGTAGAATTTCCTGTCAAGTCACTGGAAAAACAGGGAATTACTGAAGCAGCAAGATCCAAAATACTTGATTGGCTAGAGTCATTTGAAATGCAAGACTGGATTTCATGTGTTGGAGGGACAAGTCAAGATGCAATGACATCTCACGTCATTGTTGCAGCTGCATTGGCAGTGTGGTACCCTAGCCTTGTCAAACCGAGTATTGCCACATTAGTTGCTCATCCTTTAATTAAGTTGGTTATGGACATGAATGAAACATATAGTTCCACTGCAGCAGAGCTCCTTGCAGAAGGTATGGAGAGTACATGGGAGGCATGCATTAGTTCTGAAATACCTCGCCTTATTGGGGATATATTCTACCAGATAGAGTGTGTAAGTGGTCAATCTGCCAACTCTGATGGACATCATTCATCTGTACCATCTTTCATTCGAGAGACTTTGGTTGGGATTCTTTTTCCAAGTTTAGCTATGGCTGATATACCAGGGTTTTTAACTGTCATAGAGGGCCAAATTTGGTCTACTGCATCTGATTCGCCTGTTCATCTGGTATCCCTCACAACACTAATAAGGGTTGTGCGTGGTTCTCCACGGCACCTGGCTCAATATCTTGATAAG GTGGTTAGCTTCATTTTACACACTATGGATCCTGGCAACTCAATCATGCGCAAAACTTGTCTTCAAAGTTCAATGACAGCACTAAAGGAAATGGTACAGGCATTTCCTATGGTAGCCCTGAATGACACATCTACCAGATTGGCTGTTGGCGATGCAATTGGAATGATAAATAATGCTACTATTTCAGTTTATGACATGCAAAG tgtgagaaaaataaaagtcttGGATGCATGTGGACCCCCTGGTCTTCCAAATTTGCTTTCAGGAGCATCAGAAATGGCAGTGACCACTGTAATATCAGCTTTGAGCTTTGCCCCTGATGGAGAG GGACTGGTTGCATTTTCTGAGCATGGCTTGATGATAAGATGGTGGTCACTAGGATCTGTGTGGTGGGAGAAACTTAGTCGAAACTTGGCTCCTGTCCAGTGCACCAAACTGATATTTGTACCTCCATGGGAAGGATTTTCACCCAATTCTTCTAGGTCTAGCATAATGGCAAGCATATTGGGGCATGATAACCAGGCCAATTTGCAG gagaaaGCCCGGGATTCGACTTATGCAGACAATTTGAAATTGTTAATACATAATCTGGACCTCTCTTACCAGCTACAATGGGTTGGCGAACGGAAGGTACTTCTATCAAGGCATGGTCTGGAGTTGGGAGCTTTTCCATTGTAA